One window of the Mycoplasmopsis anatis genome contains the following:
- a CDS encoding ferritin-like domain-containing protein encodes MKNLKVLEASFATLALKVKNLHWNVSEEFFTLHKQLDKLYDDVNEFTDKYAEKLVILDHLALGSFEEMKEFSLIKEVKSKWFNAKEVKESVVNDLTLIIDYVLAHRDEEETCLIDPLYDETLEKLLFWRWNFKKA; translated from the coding sequence ATGAAAAATTTAAAAGTTTTAGAAGCTAGTTTTGCTACTTTAGCTTTAAAAGTGAAAAATTTACATTGGAATGTTAGCGAAGAGTTTTTTACATTACACAAACAATTAGACAAATTATATGATGACGTAAATGAATTTACAGATAAATACGCAGAAAAATTAGTTATTTTAGATCATCTTGCATTAGGCTCATTTGAAGAAATGAAGGAATTCAGTTTAATCAAAGAAGTTAAATCTAAATGATTTAATGCTAAGGAAGTTAAAGAATCAGTTGTTAATGATTTAACATTAATTATTGATTATGTTCTAGCTCACAGGGATGAAGAAGAAACATGTTTAATTGATCCGTTGTATGATGAAACTTTAGAAAAATTATTATTTTGACGTTGAAATTTCAAAAAAGCTTAA
- a CDS encoding class I SAM-dependent methyltransferase: MSKDLNKIFNKVYDTEEAIEIYANSLPRVGLWNSERILINKYKEGKKVFLDLGTGIGRIPFNLENFGFEKIYANDLCEKFIFIAELINRQEKRDDITFLHLDSAKLTTEIKEGSVDFAFYSFNGIMCVPTEEKRIKILREIYKVLSPNGIAIITAANRDSSEKIKKFFIEEQAKWNNNQNNRTLEKFGDTTYKFDNVDGFIRYTSISEMKQFISNTDFKIIEYISRDELADEDEVVKEFGNNTTFWVLKK; encoded by the coding sequence ATGTCAAAAGATTTAAATAAAATATTTAATAAAGTTTACGATACTGAAGAAGCTATTGAAATTTACGCAAATTCCTTACCTAGAGTTGGTTTGTGAAATTCTGAAAGGATTTTAATTAATAAATATAAAGAAGGTAAAAAAGTCTTTTTAGATCTGGGCACGGGTATTGGTAGAATTCCTTTCAATTTAGAGAATTTTGGATTTGAAAAAATCTATGCAAATGATTTATGTGAGAAATTTATTTTTATAGCCGAGTTAATAAACAGACAAGAAAAAAGGGATGATATAACCTTTTTACATTTAGATTCAGCAAAGCTAACTACTGAAATTAAAGAAGGATCAGTTGATTTTGCTTTTTATAGTTTTAACGGGATAATGTGCGTCCCAACAGAAGAAAAAAGAATTAAAATATTAAGAGAAATTTATAAGGTTTTAAGTCCGAATGGTATCGCAATCATAACAGCAGCAAACAGGGATAGTAGTGAAAAAATTAAAAAATTCTTTATTGAAGAGCAAGCGAAATGAAACAACAATCAAAATAATAGAACTTTGGAAAAATTCGGTGATACAACATATAAATTTGATAATGTAGACGGTTTTATTAGATATACATCAATTAGTGAAATGAAACAATTTATTAGTAACACGGATTTTAAAATAATTGAATATATTTCAAGAGATGAACTTGCTGATGAAGATGAAGTTGTGAAGGAATTCGGAAATAACACAACTTTTTGGGTTTTAAAAAAATAA